Proteins encoded within one genomic window of Amycolatopsis nigrescens CSC17Ta-90:
- a CDS encoding class I SAM-dependent DNA methyltransferase, with product MTWLTETRNSYDTDAASYADETRDLLDRLLHVRAGVVLFADLVRAIGGGPVADVGCGPGHTTALLRELGADAFGIDLSPAMIEIARREHPGARFEVGSMTALELADDSLAGVLAWWSLIHIPDEAVPGVLEQFHRVLRPGGVLAVGFHVGDDEHGDQPVRTYGYRRQPSRVADWLREAGFAVEAQHLLNPDEPKPGAILFARRPAAPPR from the coding sequence ATGACCTGGTTGACCGAGACCCGGAACTCGTACGACACCGACGCGGCCAGCTACGCCGACGAGACCCGTGACCTGCTCGACCGGCTGCTCCACGTTCGCGCGGGGGTCGTGCTGTTCGCCGATCTGGTCCGCGCGATCGGCGGCGGGCCCGTGGCCGACGTGGGCTGCGGGCCGGGGCACACCACCGCCCTGCTGCGGGAGCTGGGCGCGGACGCGTTCGGCATCGACCTGTCACCCGCGATGATCGAGATCGCCCGTCGCGAGCACCCCGGTGCGCGGTTCGAGGTCGGTTCGATGACCGCCCTGGAGCTCGCCGACGACTCCCTCGCCGGCGTGCTCGCGTGGTGGTCGCTGATCCACATCCCGGACGAGGCGGTGCCGGGCGTGCTCGAACAGTTCCACCGGGTGCTGCGGCCGGGCGGGGTGCTGGCCGTGGGATTCCACGTCGGTGACGATGAGCACGGCGACCAGCCCGTGCGGACGTATGGGTACCGCCGCCAACCGTCCCGCGTGGCCGACTGGCTCCGCGAGGCGGGCTTCGCCGTGGAGGCGCAGCACCTGCTGAATCCGGACGAACCGAAGCCGGGCGCGATCCTGTTCGCCCGACGGCCCGCAGCACCGCCCCGGTAG
- a CDS encoding DUF998 domain-containing protein, translating to MNDIKPESTVSQPLQRPSDPQRRRAGAALIASGGSYFTAEFIAAAAWTDPPYSYTHHFISNLGVHGPATAFGQFMYSPLAWVMNTGFFLFGLAALAGVIMLRWGHARLFAHAPIDRVRVSRKILRGLPGRRRWPAVAMAALLAVGGVVLAFFPGSGEATDNGATDFHGLGAFLGFIGGNVLAILVGRMHQLLGFTRRLGKVLVAAGILGLISIVAYLAVLASGAGVLIGLVERGIVYPFLIGFIVVGAALRKRRIPTRQT from the coding sequence GTGAACGACATCAAGCCCGAATCGACAGTCAGCCAGCCGCTTCAACGACCCTCGGACCCGCAGCGCCGCAGGGCGGGGGCGGCGCTCATAGCCAGCGGAGGCAGCTACTTCACCGCCGAGTTCATCGCCGCGGCAGCGTGGACGGATCCGCCCTACAGCTACACCCACCACTTCATCAGCAACCTCGGGGTACACGGCCCTGCAACCGCGTTCGGGCAATTCATGTACTCACCGCTCGCGTGGGTGATGAACACCGGCTTCTTCCTGTTCGGCCTCGCCGCACTGGCCGGCGTCATCATGCTGAGATGGGGGCATGCGAGGCTTTTTGCGCATGCCCCCATCGATCGGGTGCGGGTGTCCCGCAAGATTCTGAGGGGACTGCCCGGCAGACGTCGCTGGCCAGCGGTCGCCATGGCGGCGCTGCTGGCGGTCGGCGGCGTCGTACTGGCATTCTTCCCAGGGTCTGGTGAAGCGACGGACAACGGTGCGACCGATTTCCACGGGCTGGGCGCTTTCCTGGGGTTCATCGGCGGCAACGTGCTCGCCATTCTGGTCGGCAGAATGCATCAGCTACTCGGATTCACCCGCAGGCTGGGCAAAGTACTGGTGGCGGCCGGAATACTCGGCTTGATTTCGATCGTGGCCTATCTGGCCGTCCTCGCATCGGGCGCTGGTGTCCTCATCGGCCTGGTCGAACGCGGCATCGTGTATCCGTTCCTCATCGGCTTCATCGTTGTGGGAGCAGCACTACGGAAACGCCGAATTCCAACGCGACAGACGTGA
- a CDS encoding SGNH/GDSL hydrolase family protein, which yields MTGTNNADSWVRSWGASPQTAHDGLGSLDDHPPLADVTLRQVVRISGGGRRVRIRFTNEFGTAPCTIGAARVGLAAPGGAVVPGSERVLTFSGASAVTVPAGAPILSDPVDLPLPALAKLSISLYLPGRVESCTCHDPAMETGWTITGDAVAVPALPENAEVLPVRALISAVELLPDAPANAIVVLGDSRADGAGSTPDTNHSWPELLAERLAAQGVAAGYVSNQGISGNRMLNDGIGTAALARFDRDVLATPGLGYVVLSVGANDIGISFAPRDDGSLADFLKMFPGDPVTADDVIAGYRQLVARAHERGVRVYATTMAPYEGAEIYTPEGESARQAVNEWIRTSGAFDAVLDFDAVWRDPDQPSRIKDDFHAGDHLHGNDSGYQALAGSIDLSLFG from the coding sequence ATGACCGGGACGAACAACGCCGACAGCTGGGTCCGGAGCTGGGGCGCCTCGCCCCAGACGGCGCACGACGGGCTCGGCTCGCTCGATGACCACCCGCCGCTGGCCGACGTGACCCTGCGCCAGGTGGTGCGCATCAGCGGCGGCGGGCGCCGGGTGCGCATCCGCTTCACCAACGAGTTCGGGACCGCGCCCTGCACCATCGGCGCGGCGCGGGTTGGCCTCGCGGCGCCCGGTGGCGCGGTGGTGCCGGGCAGCGAGCGCGTGCTGACCTTCTCCGGCGCGTCGGCCGTCACCGTCCCGGCGGGCGCGCCGATCCTCAGCGATCCGGTCGACCTGCCCCTGCCCGCCCTCGCCAAGCTGTCCATCAGCCTCTACCTGCCGGGGCGCGTGGAATCCTGCACCTGCCACGACCCCGCCATGGAGACCGGCTGGACGATCACTGGCGACGCCGTTGCCGTCCCCGCCCTGCCGGAGAACGCCGAGGTTCTGCCGGTGCGGGCCCTGATCTCCGCCGTCGAGCTGCTCCCAGACGCTCCGGCCAATGCCATCGTCGTGCTCGGCGACTCCCGCGCCGACGGCGCCGGCTCCACCCCGGACACCAACCACAGCTGGCCGGAGCTGCTGGCCGAGCGTCTCGCCGCACAGGGCGTTGCCGCCGGCTACGTCTCCAACCAGGGCATCAGCGGCAACCGGATGCTCAACGACGGCATCGGTACCGCCGCACTGGCCCGCTTCGACCGCGACGTGCTGGCCACCCCCGGCCTCGGCTACGTGGTGCTCTCCGTGGGCGCCAACGACATCGGCATCTCCTTCGCCCCGCGCGACGACGGCTCCCTTGCCGACTTCCTGAAGATGTTCCCCGGCGACCCCGTGACGGCGGACGACGTCATCGCCGGCTACCGCCAACTGGTCGCCAGGGCGCACGAACGCGGCGTGCGGGTCTACGCCACCACGATGGCGCCCTACGAGGGCGCGGAGATCTACACACCGGAGGGCGAGAGCGCGCGCCAGGCGGTCAACGAATGGATCCGCACCAGTGGCGCCTTCGACGCCGTGCTGGACTTCGACGCCGTCTGGCGCGACCCGGACCAGCCCAGCCGGATCAAGGACGACTTCCACGCCGGCGACCACTTGCACGGCAACGATTCGGGCTACCAGGCCCTGGCCGGCTCCATCGACCTGTCGCTGTTCGGCTGA
- a CDS encoding BTAD domain-containing putative transcriptional regulator, with amino-acid sequence MDGGARLRVTLLGTFQVSRGDAVLPVPGVRLQGLLVRLALAGGRAVEPGVLIDAIWAEQPPSGPAHALQSLVSRLRRALVPTEIAQVTGGYRLAVDAADVDALRFEQLTATGRERLRAGDPEATGVALAEAMALWGDHPGAEPAAIAAVTPTVATRLAQVSIEAVADLADAELSLGQAEAATARLTRLLTEHPGHERAAALLIDGLAAQGRQAEALAVYERTRQTLADLLGADPGTALRERHLRLLRPDHSIPAVTDPDELRPTNLPAPVTSFIGRDDDLTHLGTLLTTGRLVTVLGPGGAGKTRLALEAARRHEHGCWLIDLASVTESAKITTAALAAIGLRGGAMLDARKRAEGDELDILVGELGGRESLLLVDNCEHLIDAVAHLVAALLSRCPKLRVLATSREPLAVDGEALLPLGPLALPGPDDGVEQARRAASMRLFTERAAAARPGFDVDKTTLSDVVRVVRGLDGMPLALELAAARLRTLSLPDLADGLSDRFRLLTTGNRTAPPRHRTLRAVIAWSWDQLREHERTVAERISVLPGGVTPASATAVCAGTAVPTAEIPELLAALVDRSLLQLAPDTGRYRMLETIREYGVDRLTDTGDPGAARDLAAAHFTELIAGHDPQLRGADQLKAMNVISAEYDNTLAALRHLCDVHDSAGAITLVLTLTWYWQMFGRHSDGAYWLGEALAVPGGEPNPERDCARAVHLLNRADILSGITTGEAANDRAEMRELADRLLAHPELPSHYRVFGPILLFLQDEQAALAIFQHLADGDDGWLSGLAHYFLAEIAESAGALDRTRVHVEAALARFRQVGDRWGQAAALPMRAQLRRYDDLDGALADLREARTLAGEFGSLSLGDQLYRDLRWIDVHLRRGDTDRAIAMIDSARERALHASSAEMLVLIDAREADLRVRLGDLDRAGDLLDNAERGLRGDTAFPADQARTLVGSARAALCLALDDLPGANKALREAYAAALATRELPTLALVTVHTAALAETRGQHDGSAVLLGAAARLRGTHDRTDPRIRELTHRGQAALGEDEFAAAYAKGWELDAKAAVTAADPARLPRNPRGNG; translated from the coding sequence ATGGACGGAGGTGCACGGCTTCGCGTCACGCTGCTCGGCACGTTTCAGGTGTCTCGCGGTGACGCCGTGCTGCCCGTGCCGGGCGTGCGGTTGCAGGGCCTGCTCGTCCGGCTGGCGCTCGCCGGTGGTCGCGCGGTCGAGCCGGGCGTGCTGATCGACGCGATCTGGGCCGAGCAGCCGCCTTCCGGCCCCGCCCACGCGCTGCAGAGCCTCGTCTCCCGGCTGCGCCGTGCCCTCGTCCCCACCGAAATCGCGCAGGTCACGGGCGGCTACCGGCTGGCAGTGGACGCGGCCGACGTGGACGCGCTGCGCTTCGAACAGCTCACCGCTACCGGTCGGGAGCGGCTGCGGGCCGGTGACCCGGAAGCCACCGGGGTTGCACTCGCGGAGGCCATGGCGTTGTGGGGCGACCATCCTGGCGCCGAACCCGCGGCCATCGCCGCGGTCACGCCCACGGTCGCGACCCGGTTGGCACAGGTGTCGATCGAGGCGGTCGCCGACCTCGCCGACGCCGAGTTGTCGCTTGGGCAAGCCGAGGCGGCCACCGCCCGGCTGACCAGGTTGCTGACCGAGCACCCCGGCCACGAGCGGGCGGCCGCGCTGCTGATCGACGGGCTAGCCGCCCAGGGGCGTCAAGCCGAGGCGCTGGCCGTCTACGAGCGGACCCGCCAGACCCTGGCCGACCTCCTCGGCGCCGACCCTGGCACCGCACTGCGGGAACGCCACCTGCGCCTGCTGCGCCCCGACCATTCCATCCCGGCGGTCACCGATCCCGACGAGCTCCGGCCGACCAACCTGCCCGCGCCGGTGACCAGCTTCATCGGCCGAGATGACGACCTCACCCACCTCGGCACCCTGCTCACTACCGGACGCCTGGTCACCGTCCTCGGCCCCGGCGGCGCCGGGAAGACCCGGCTCGCGCTGGAGGCCGCCCGCCGCCACGAACACGGCTGCTGGCTCATCGACCTCGCGTCCGTCACCGAATCAGCGAAGATCACCACGGCCGCGCTCGCCGCTATCGGGCTACGCGGCGGCGCGATGCTCGACGCCCGCAAGCGAGCCGAGGGGGACGAGCTGGACATCCTCGTCGGAGAACTCGGCGGCCGGGAGAGCCTGCTGCTGGTCGACAACTGCGAGCACCTGATCGATGCCGTGGCACACCTGGTCGCGGCCCTGCTGTCCCGCTGCCCCAAGCTGCGCGTGCTCGCCACCAGCCGCGAGCCTCTCGCGGTCGACGGCGAGGCGCTCCTGCCGCTCGGCCCGCTCGCGTTGCCCGGTCCGGACGACGGCGTCGAACAGGCTCGAAGGGCGGCCTCGATGCGCCTGTTCACCGAGCGGGCCGCCGCCGCGCGACCCGGTTTCGACGTCGACAAGACCACGTTGTCCGACGTAGTGCGCGTGGTGCGTGGCCTGGACGGCATGCCGCTGGCCCTCGAGCTGGCCGCCGCCCGGTTGCGCACGCTGTCGCTGCCCGACTTGGCCGACGGGCTCTCCGACCGGTTCCGGCTGCTCACCACCGGCAACCGCACCGCACCGCCCCGGCACCGCACCCTGCGTGCGGTCATCGCCTGGAGCTGGGATCAGCTCCGCGAGCACGAACGCACCGTCGCGGAACGGATTTCCGTCCTGCCTGGCGGCGTCACACCAGCCTCGGCCACCGCCGTCTGCGCCGGCACCGCCGTGCCCACCGCCGAGATCCCCGAACTGCTCGCCGCCCTCGTCGACCGGTCGCTGCTGCAGCTCGCGCCCGACACCGGCCGCTACCGCATGCTCGAAACCATCCGCGAGTACGGCGTCGACCGCCTGACCGACACCGGCGATCCCGGCGCGGCCCGCGATCTGGCCGCCGCCCACTTCACCGAGCTGATCGCCGGCCACGACCCCCAGCTGCGCGGGGCCGACCAGCTGAAGGCCATGAACGTCATCAGCGCCGAGTACGACAACACGCTCGCCGCTCTGCGCCACCTGTGCGACGTCCACGATTCCGCCGGCGCGATCACCCTCGTGCTGACCCTGACCTGGTACTGGCAGATGTTCGGCCGCCACTCCGACGGCGCTTATTGGCTGGGCGAGGCACTGGCGGTGCCCGGCGGCGAGCCGAACCCTGAACGCGACTGCGCCCGAGCCGTCCACCTGCTCAACCGGGCGGACATCCTGTCCGGAATCACCACCGGGGAAGCCGCGAACGACCGGGCGGAGATGCGCGAGCTGGCCGACCGGCTGCTCGCGCATCCGGAGCTGCCGAGCCACTACCGCGTTTTCGGCCCGATCCTGCTCTTCCTGCAGGACGAGCAGGCCGCGCTCGCGATCTTCCAGCACCTTGCCGACGGCGACGACGGGTGGCTGTCCGGACTGGCCCACTACTTCCTGGCCGAGATCGCCGAGAGCGCTGGCGCGCTCGACCGCACGCGTGTCCACGTGGAGGCGGCACTGGCCCGCTTCCGTCAGGTCGGCGACCGGTGGGGCCAGGCCGCCGCGCTCCCGATGCGTGCCCAACTCCGGCGCTACGACGACCTCGACGGCGCGCTGGCCGACCTGCGCGAGGCCCGGACGCTGGCCGGCGAGTTCGGCTCGCTCAGCCTCGGCGACCAGCTCTACCGCGACCTGCGCTGGATCGACGTGCACCTGCGACGCGGCGACACCGACCGGGCGATCGCGATGATCGACTCCGCCCGGGAGCGGGCGCTGCATGCGTCGTCAGCGGAGATGCTGGTCCTGATCGACGCGCGGGAGGCAGACCTCCGGGTGCGGCTCGGCGACCTGGACAGGGCGGGCGACCTGCTCGACAACGCCGAACGCGGTCTGCGCGGCGACACCGCCTTCCCCGCGGACCAAGCCCGGACGCTGGTCGGCAGCGCACGGGCCGCGCTCTGCCTGGCGCTGGACGACCTGCCCGGCGCGAACAAGGCGCTGCGGGAGGCGTACGCGGCCGCGCTGGCAACCCGGGAACTGCCGACCCTGGCACTGGTAACGGTGCACACGGCCGCGCTCGCCGAGACGCGCGGGCAGCACGACGGGTCGGCCGTGCTGCTCGGGGCCGCCGCCCGGCTGCGCGGCACGCACGACCGCACCGATCCGCGAATCCGCGAGCTCACCCACCGGGGTCAGGCTGCGCTGGGCGAGGACGAGTTCGCCGCGGCTTACGCGAAAGGCTGGGAACTGGACGCGAAAGCGGCCGTGACCGCGGCCGACCCGGCCCGGCTACCCCGGAACCCCAGAGGGAACGGCTGA
- a CDS encoding M20 family metallopeptidase produces the protein MTGIDQRIERTFEQNLDPVLELSHRINANPELAFEEHETSAAMIEMLESGRFTVEKGVAGLPTAFVATAGSGDFAFGLCAEMDALPGIGHGCGHNVIAASAIGAAMALAPYADELGLTVRVFGTPAEEQGTGKEIMVNRGVFDGTHAAMMVHPTLKDVVIPQLRASRSWQVTYTGIGGHASRPWSALNAADAAVVAQTAIGLLRQQLRDGIRVHHVVKEAGAAVNVIPDHAVVDCMIRSDTIGEVDEVWERVRRCFDAGAVATGTSVEYTALPSIYREFRHDPDLALLFEKHAKAIGRTFPDYPDKMFGSTDMGNVSLRIPAIHPMLSFDLPPEAGNHTAAFGVAAGGPDGDRFVHDAGLAMARTIAEVAQSQQIRARLIAKAAER, from the coding sequence ATGACCGGCATCGACCAGCGCATCGAGCGCACGTTCGAGCAGAACCTGGACCCGGTGCTGGAGCTTTCGCACCGGATCAACGCCAACCCCGAGCTGGCCTTCGAAGAACACGAAACCTCGGCGGCGATGATCGAGATGCTGGAAAGCGGGCGGTTCACGGTGGAGAAAGGGGTGGCCGGTCTGCCGACGGCGTTCGTCGCCACGGCCGGGTCCGGTGACTTCGCGTTCGGTCTGTGCGCGGAAATGGATGCACTCCCCGGCATCGGGCACGGCTGCGGCCACAACGTCATCGCCGCGTCCGCGATCGGCGCGGCGATGGCGTTGGCCCCCTACGCCGACGAACTCGGGCTGACGGTGCGGGTTTTCGGCACTCCGGCCGAGGAACAAGGAACCGGCAAGGAAATCATGGTCAACCGCGGTGTCTTCGACGGTACCCACGCGGCCATGATGGTGCACCCGACGCTCAAGGACGTCGTCATCCCGCAACTGCGCGCTTCGCGGTCCTGGCAGGTGACCTACACGGGGATCGGCGGGCACGCTTCGCGCCCTTGGAGCGCGCTGAACGCGGCGGACGCGGCGGTCGTCGCCCAGACCGCCATCGGCCTGCTCCGCCAGCAGCTGCGCGACGGCATCAGGGTGCACCACGTCGTCAAGGAAGCCGGGGCGGCCGTCAACGTCATCCCCGACCACGCGGTCGTCGACTGCATGATCCGCAGTGACACCATCGGCGAAGTCGACGAAGTGTGGGAGCGGGTGCGGCGCTGCTTCGACGCGGGTGCTGTGGCCACCGGCACCAGCGTCGAGTACACCGCATTGCCGTCCATCTACCGCGAATTCCGGCACGACCCCGACCTGGCCCTGCTGTTCGAAAAGCACGCGAAGGCCATCGGCCGGACCTTCCCCGACTACCCGGACAAGATGTTCGGCTCTACCGACATGGGCAACGTCTCGCTGCGCATCCCCGCGATCCACCCGATGCTGTCCTTCGACCTCCCGCCCGAGGCCGGCAACCACACCGCCGCCTTCGGTGTCGCGGCCGGTGGCCCCGACGGTGACCGGTTCGTGCACGACGCCGGCCTGGCGATGGCCCGCACGATCGCCGAAGTCGCCCAGTCCCAGCAGATCCGGGCCCGGCTGATCGCCAAGGCAGCCGAGCGCTGA
- a CDS encoding polysaccharide deacetylase family protein: protein MSEPWQWDEKTWRGHVGRVRAGQPLRPESWPGGAKVAVTLSFDSDHETIPLRDGEVLPGKLSQGEYGARVGVPRILRLLDRFAAPSTFFMPAVSALLHDGEAKSYVDAGHEIALHGWIHERNTQLPPEAERDLAFRAADTLERLTGTRPVGIRTPSWDFSEHSLRIIRELGLTYDSSLMADDDCYEIVADGEPTGIVELPVEWIRDDMPYFMMERFAAQRPYTPPRGVLSIWRDEFDLAYAEGGIFQLTLHPHVIGHRSRVTILTELLEHIASREGVWFATHAQIVDHVSIGTDLAR from the coding sequence ATGAGTGAACCGTGGCAGTGGGACGAAAAGACCTGGCGCGGGCACGTCGGACGGGTGCGCGCCGGCCAGCCGTTGCGGCCGGAGTCCTGGCCTGGTGGCGCCAAGGTGGCGGTGACCTTGTCGTTCGATTCCGACCACGAGACGATCCCGTTGCGGGACGGCGAGGTGCTACCGGGAAAGCTGTCGCAGGGCGAGTACGGCGCGCGGGTCGGCGTGCCCCGGATCCTGAGGCTGCTTGATCGGTTCGCGGCGCCGTCGACCTTCTTCATGCCCGCCGTGTCCGCGCTGCTGCACGACGGCGAAGCAAAGTCCTATGTGGACGCCGGGCACGAGATCGCGCTGCACGGCTGGATCCACGAACGCAACACCCAGCTTCCACCCGAAGCCGAACGCGACCTCGCCTTCCGGGCCGCGGACACGCTGGAACGCCTCACCGGCACGCGGCCGGTCGGCATCCGCACCCCGTCGTGGGACTTCTCCGAGCACTCGCTGCGGATCATCCGCGAGCTGGGCCTGACCTACGACTCCTCGCTGATGGCCGACGACGACTGCTACGAGATCGTCGCCGACGGCGAGCCCACCGGCATCGTCGAGCTGCCGGTGGAGTGGATCCGCGACGACATGCCGTACTTCATGATGGAGAGGTTCGCGGCACAGCGGCCGTACACGCCGCCACGCGGAGTGCTGTCGATCTGGCGCGACGAGTTCGACCTCGCCTACGCCGAAGGCGGCATCTTTCAGCTCACCCTCCACCCGCACGTCATCGGGCACCGCTCCCGCGTCACGATCCTCACCGAACTGCTCGAGCACATCGCCTCCCGCGAAGGCGTCTGGTTCGCCACGCACGCCCAGATCGTCGACCACGTATCCATCGGAACGGATCTGGCGCGATGA
- a CDS encoding IclR family transcriptional regulator, giving the protein MHAEEADKPAGSVRSMNSVLNTLRVFEEVAMRQPIGVSELARVTEIPKGTVQRCLVTLQQAGWLKVVDPERARWGVTRKALVLGLRSAGERDLQEVAGPVVKRLAAETDETVLLGVRDGECLVILAREDTAQVVRVFLEIGARVPLRATSGGTAIMALLEDAEVDELLRHELKEFADAPVPDSAKLRREIAQTAKRGYALNGSSSWYRPHVASIGAAVTNPAGRPVAAVTLAVPEMRYNRAQEKTFAPLVMAAAAEISRLLAAD; this is encoded by the coding sequence ATGCACGCGGAAGAAGCGGACAAGCCGGCCGGCAGTGTCCGGTCGATGAACAGCGTCCTGAACACCCTGCGAGTCTTCGAGGAAGTCGCCATGCGGCAACCGATCGGGGTCTCGGAACTGGCCCGCGTGACGGAGATCCCGAAGGGCACCGTGCAGCGGTGCCTGGTGACGCTCCAGCAGGCCGGCTGGCTCAAGGTGGTGGACCCCGAGCGCGCGCGGTGGGGCGTGACGAGGAAGGCGCTGGTCCTCGGTCTGCGCAGCGCCGGGGAGCGGGACCTGCAAGAAGTAGCGGGGCCGGTCGTCAAGCGCCTCGCGGCCGAGACGGACGAGACCGTCCTCCTCGGTGTGCGCGACGGCGAGTGCCTGGTCATCCTCGCCAGGGAAGACACCGCCCAGGTGGTCCGCGTCTTCCTCGAAATCGGTGCGCGAGTGCCGTTGCGCGCGACCTCGGGGGGTACGGCGATCATGGCACTGCTCGAGGACGCCGAGGTCGACGAACTGCTGCGGCACGAGCTCAAGGAGTTCGCCGACGCCCCCGTGCCGGACTCCGCGAAACTCCGGCGGGAGATCGCCCAGACCGCGAAGCGCGGATACGCGCTCAACGGCTCCTCCTCGTGGTACCGCCCGCACGTGGCCTCCATCGGCGCGGCGGTCACGAACCCGGCCGGGCGCCCGGTCGCGGCGGTCACCCTCGCCGTTCCGGAAATGCGTTACAACCGCGCCCAGGAGAAGACCTTCGCGCCGCTGGTGATGGCAGCGGCGGCCGAGATCAGCCGCCTGCTCGCGGCCGACTGA
- a CDS encoding NADH:flavin oxidoreductase/NADH oxidase, whose protein sequence is MPSAELPGPEMNPLRLREVTVPNRVWMSPMAQYAAEPDGMPTDWHLAHYGPRAVGGVGLLMVESTAVGPLHRTTSADLGIWTEEQAIAHRRLTSFITRHGAVPAIQLLAAGRKGSHQVPWEGAGQNGSVGVADGGWDVIAPSAIPFGDLPVPREAGQADLDEVVAAFAKATRMSHLAGYRAVEIHASHGYLLHQFLSPLANHRTDEYGGSPRNRMRFPLRVARAVREAFPADKPVFVRITATDWIEGGITIEDAAEFAKELAAEGIDLLDVTSGVLVRDAEARPPAREGVNVGFASTLKEASGLAVAPVGQIGGLAMAGRIVGDGEADAVLMGRPLLRDPYLALRNRPTDKAAWPTRYHRAL, encoded by the coding sequence GTGCCCAGCGCAGAGCTCCCCGGTCCGGAGATGAACCCCTTGCGGCTGCGGGAGGTCACGGTGCCCAACCGGGTGTGGATGTCCCCGATGGCGCAGTACGCCGCGGAACCCGACGGGATGCCGACCGACTGGCACCTGGCGCACTACGGCCCCCGCGCGGTCGGCGGAGTTGGCCTGCTCATGGTCGAGTCCACCGCGGTCGGACCGCTGCACCGGACCACCTCGGCGGACCTCGGGATCTGGACCGAGGAGCAGGCCATCGCGCACCGGCGCCTGACCTCGTTCATCACCCGGCACGGTGCGGTTCCCGCGATCCAGCTGCTGGCCGCGGGCAGGAAGGGATCACACCAGGTGCCATGGGAAGGCGCGGGACAGAACGGCTCGGTCGGGGTGGCCGACGGCGGCTGGGACGTGATCGCGCCGTCGGCGATCCCGTTCGGCGACCTGCCCGTGCCCCGGGAAGCGGGCCAAGCCGACCTCGACGAGGTCGTCGCGGCCTTCGCCAAGGCGACCCGGATGTCCCACCTGGCCGGGTACCGGGCCGTCGAGATCCACGCCTCGCACGGGTACCTGCTGCACCAGTTCCTGTCCCCGCTGGCCAACCACCGGACCGACGAGTACGGCGGGAGTCCGCGGAACCGGATGCGCTTCCCGCTGCGGGTGGCCCGCGCCGTCCGGGAAGCCTTCCCTGCCGACAAGCCCGTCTTCGTCCGCATCACCGCCACCGACTGGATCGAGGGCGGCATCACCATCGAGGACGCCGCGGAGTTCGCCAAGGAACTGGCGGCCGAAGGCATCGACCTCCTCGACGTCACGTCCGGCGTCCTGGTGCGCGACGCCGAAGCCCGCCCGCCGGCGCGGGAGGGGGTGAACGTCGGGTTCGCGAGCACGCTCAAGGAGGCGTCGGGACTCGCGGTCGCCCCGGTCGGGCAGATCGGCGGACTGGCGATGGCAGGCCGGATCGTGGGCGACGGCGAGGCGGACGCCGTGCTGATGGGCCGCCCCCTGCTGCGCGACCCGTACCTCGCGCTGCGCAACCGGCCCACCGACAAGGCAGCCTGGCCCACCCGGTACCACCGCGCGCTCTGA
- a CDS encoding alpha/beta fold hydrolase: MRTNTESREVRRPDGTTIRYTVSGPADGPTMALIHGWGCDRGDFDAITGFLPRHHRVLAIDLAEHGDSRSTRDVWTMAEFARDVAAVLAAESVGSCVVVGHSLGGAVAIETARLLPGTVTRVVALDALHYLSLFPAQDVHQAEALLRPFRENLAGAMRGMVEAGSPPGTDPALVDAYTKKMSAVRQPAGLHALEALVHWDMDAALREVTQPIVLFAVRAIITEEAIDRYGDRLRIELVDLGSHHFHVESPEATAGLLAGEMSD, from the coding sequence ATGCGCACGAACACGGAGAGCCGCGAGGTCCGGCGTCCCGACGGTACGACGATCCGGTACACGGTAAGCGGTCCGGCCGACGGGCCGACCATGGCGCTCATCCACGGCTGGGGCTGCGACCGCGGCGACTTCGACGCGATCACCGGCTTCCTCCCGCGGCACCACCGCGTGCTGGCGATCGACCTCGCCGAGCACGGGGACTCCCGGTCCACTCGCGACGTCTGGACGATGGCGGAGTTCGCCCGCGACGTGGCGGCCGTGCTGGCAGCAGAATCGGTCGGCTCGTGCGTCGTCGTCGGGCATTCCCTCGGCGGGGCGGTCGCGATCGAAACCGCCCGGCTGCTGCCCGGCACGGTCACCCGCGTGGTCGCGCTCGACGCACTGCACTACCTGTCCCTGTTCCCCGCGCAGGACGTACATCAGGCCGAAGCGCTGCTGCGCCCGTTCCGCGAGAACCTCGCCGGCGCGATGCGAGGCATGGTCGAGGCGGGCTCACCACCCGGCACCGACCCGGCGCTGGTGGACGCCTACACCAAGAAGATGAGCGCGGTGCGCCAGCCCGCGGGCCTGCACGCCCTGGAAGCCCTGGTGCACTGGGACATGGACGCCGCGCTGCGCGAGGTAACCCAGCCGATCGTGCTGTTCGCGGTGCGCGCGATCATCACCGAGGAAGCGATCGACCGCTACGGCGACCGCCTGCGCATCGAACTGGTCGACCTCGGCAGCCACCACTTCCACGTCGAATCTCCCGAAGCGACGGCCGGGCTGCTGGCCGGCGAGATGTCCGATTAG